A single Bos mutus isolate GX-2022 chromosome 25, NWIPB_WYAK_1.1, whole genome shotgun sequence DNA region contains:
- the CLEC19A gene encoding C-type lectin domain family 19 member A — protein sequence MQKWGLWTVAVLTLLSAQAFPQTDINISPAMPELPQASLCPLFWMEFKGHCYRFFPLNKTWAEADFYCSEFSIGRKSAKLASIHSWEENVFVYDLVNSCVPGIPADIWTGLHDHRQEGKFEWTDGSPYDYSYWDGSQPDDGVHADPEEEDCVQIWYRPTSALRSWNDNTCNRKFPFVCKIAALTIH from the exons ATGCAGAAGTGGGGGCTATGGACCGTGGCCGTCTTGACCCTTCTCTCCGCGCAGGCCTTTCCGCAGACGGACATCAACATCAGCCCAG CCATGCCAGAGctgccccaggcttccctgtgcccaCTGTTCTGGATGGAGTTCAAAGGCCACTGCTACAGATTTTTCCCTCTCAATAAGACCTGGGCTGAGGCTGACTTCTACTGCTCGGAGTTCTCCATCGGCAGGAAGTCTGCCAAACTGGCCTCCATCCACAG CTGGGAGGAGAATGTCTTTGTGTACGACCTTGTGAACAGCTGTGTTCCTGGGATCCCAGCTGACATCTGGACAGGGCTTCATGATCACAGGCAG GAAGGGAAGTTTGAATGGACAGACGGCTCACCCTATGACTACAGCTACTGGGATGGGAGCCAGCCGGATGACGGCGTCCATGCAGACCCAGAAGAGGAGGACTGCGTGCAGATATGGTACCGGCCCACCAGCG CTCTGAGGTCATGGAATGATAACACCTGCAACCGGAAGTTCCCTTTTGTCTGCAAGATCGCAGCTCTGACTATTCACTGA